One Phoenix dactylifera cultivar Barhee BC4 chromosome 8, palm_55x_up_171113_PBpolish2nd_filt_p, whole genome shotgun sequence genomic window carries:
- the LOC103702023 gene encoding WPP domain-interacting tail-anchored protein 1 isoform X1 has product MSRWKAAPRAKYADLEGRRIVPGLLILIMMEITASGERVSKESAMEVLTRVELDLAYSSEKLLNLEMLFLQVSSRASDIDAPITEYLEDISNESIEKAFEFDALSGILNTEVKELDSFMSSLQMEIMDAHQKLSHSDHLEESTIEIEGKFHDAQESLKQFQDQIADIRMQSAKFERTLAFAHYEPWKLQTVDSKWKLQTVDQQRHVLQMLEKSLARELDLEKKLSDSRSLEEDLKLKLHNAEWESYFMEKPIEMILEKLFEAENAAELLLGISKELMGKLQGVQLNLNASMHRECKMKSKLQKGVMKLSAEEGAFEKLKTSCAEPDNILVLQQNGLKTGLKEADDKCMLTGSEVLTLREKVRALEEQLGESDIHLLVAKASLGDSQEQQSLLRSELCQLENVIEGLKENVLKTESRAEGAEARCAELTKANMELNEELGLLRNSGSEKAIFLERKLKESDTQLEHAKASVEAIEEQQIMLYAALSDMENIIEDLKRKVAKAETRAENAEAKCTLLTETNLELNEELGVVRSKLECLETSLHQADVAKITTAKDIGIRSKIITDLVMKLALERERLQLQISALRKKNKILAERCRTKDRTRIISSHKGNDDDENEFSILKHSEEALTESSTTNFQVKKSSGAVPVHDTGMETTVSAEDSTGAESKIETVRTIEATQLTPKFLIMAFLVLLVSVLTFYVYQQDSSDA; this is encoded by the exons ATGAGCAGATGGAAGGCAGCTCCAAGAGCAAAATATGCTGATCTTGAG GGAAGAAGAATCGTGCCAGGGCTGCTAATATTAATCATGATGGAAATTACTGCAAGCGGGGAGAGAGTGAGCAAAGAATCTGCCATGGAGGTTTTAACGAGAGTAGAACTTGACCTAGCATATTCTTCTGAAAAATTACTGAACTTGGAGATGCTTTTCCTGCAAGTGTCAAGCAGAGCGAGTGATATTGACGCTCCGATCACCGAGTATTTGGAGGACATCTCGAACGAGTCCATCGAGAAGGCCTTTGAATTTGATGCCTTGTCTGGAATTTTGAACACAGAGGTCAAAGAACTAGACAGCTTCATGTCTTCGCTCCAGATGGAAATCATGGATGCCCACCAGAAGCTTTCTCATAGCGACCACCTTGAAGAATCTACAATAGAAATAGAAGGGAAGTTTCATGATGCTCAAGAGTCCTTGAAGCAGTTTCAAGATCAAATTGCTGATATTAGAATGCAATCAGCAAAGTTTGAAAGAACCTTAGCTTTCGCACATTACGAACCCT GGAAACTCCAGACAGTGGATAGCAAGTGGAAACTCCAGACAGTGGATCAGCAAAGACATGTTTTGCAGATGCTGGAGAAATCTTTGGCCAGGGAGCTGGATCTTGAAAAGAAGTTGTCAGACTCAAGATCTCTCGAAGAGGACCTCAAGTTGAAACTGCACAATGCAGAATGGGAGTCCTACTTCATGGAAAAACCGATAGAAATGATTTTGGAGAAGCTGTTCGAGGCAGAAAACGCTGCTGAGCTCCTTCTGGGCATCTCAAAAGAATTAATGGGAAAACTCCAGGGTGTCCAGCTAAACCTAAATGCATCGATGCATAGAGAATGCAAAATGAAATCCAAGTTGCAGAAAGGTGTGATGAAGTTATCCGCTGAAGAAggtgcttttgagaagctgaaaACTAGTTGTGCAGAACCTGATAACATCCTTGTGTTGCAACAGAATGGTCTAAAAACCGGCCTTAAGGAAGCTGATGATAAATGCATGCTTACTGGTTCTGAGGTTTTGACTTTAAGGGAAAAGGTAAGAGCACTTGAGGAGCAGTTAGGTGAATCTGATATCCATTTGCTGGTGGCAAAGGCCTCTCTTGGAGATAGTCAGGAGCAGCAGAGTTTGTTACGTTCTGAACTCTGTCAGTTGGAGAATGTAATTGAGGGTCTTAAGGAAAATGTGCTGAAAACAGAAAGCAGGGCTGAAGGTGCAGAAGCTAGGTGTGCAGAATTAACTAAAGCTAACATGGAACTCAATGAAGAGCTAGGTTTACTTAGAAACAGTGGATCAGAGAAGGCAATCTTTCTAGAGAGAAAGCTCAAGGAATCAGATACGCAGTTAGAACATGCAAAAGCATCTGTTGAAGCAATTGAAGAGCAGCAGATTATGTTATATGCTGCACTTAGTGATATGGAAAATATTATTGAGGATCTTAAGAGAAAGGTTGCAAAAGCCGAGACGAGGGCTGAGAATGCTGAAGCTAAGTGTACTCTGTTAACTGAAACCAATTTGGAACTAAATGAAGAGCTGGGTGTTGTAAGAAGCAAATTGGAATGTTTAGAGACATCTTTGCATCAAGCAGATGTTGCAAAAATAACCACTGCGAAAGACATTGGTATCAGGAGTAAAATCATCACTGACCTGGTTATGAAACTAGCCTTGGAGAGAGAGCGCCTTCAATTGCAG ATATCtgcattaagaaagaaaaacaaaatcctGGCAGAGAGATGCAGAACAAAGGATCGTACTCGAATTATTTCGAGTCACAAGGGGAATGATGATGACGAGAATGAATTTAGTATCCTCAAACATTCGGAGGAAGCATTAACAGAATCTTCAACTACAAATTTTCAG GTTAAGAAGTCATCTGGAGCTGTGCCCGTCCATGATACAGGCATGGAGACAACTGTTTCAGCAGAGGATTCCACGGGTGCAGAATCTAAGATTGAGACTGTGAGGACCATAGAAGCGACACAGCTTACTCCGAAGTTTCTAATCATGGCTTTTCTTGTCTTGCTGGTCTCTGTTCTTACATTCTATGTGTATCAACAAGACAGTAGTGATGCTTAA
- the LOC103702023 gene encoding WPP domain-interacting tail-anchored protein 1 isoform X2 produces the protein MMEITASGERVSKESAMEVLTRVELDLAYSSEKLLNLEMLFLQVSSRASDIDAPITEYLEDISNESIEKAFEFDALSGILNTEVKELDSFMSSLQMEIMDAHQKLSHSDHLEESTIEIEGKFHDAQESLKQFQDQIADIRMQSAKFERTLAFAHYEPWKLQTVDSKWKLQTVDQQRHVLQMLEKSLARELDLEKKLSDSRSLEEDLKLKLHNAEWESYFMEKPIEMILEKLFEAENAAELLLGISKELMGKLQGVQLNLNASMHRECKMKSKLQKGVMKLSAEEGAFEKLKTSCAEPDNILVLQQNGLKTGLKEADDKCMLTGSEVLTLREKVRALEEQLGESDIHLLVAKASLGDSQEQQSLLRSELCQLENVIEGLKENVLKTESRAEGAEARCAELTKANMELNEELGLLRNSGSEKAIFLERKLKESDTQLEHAKASVEAIEEQQIMLYAALSDMENIIEDLKRKVAKAETRAENAEAKCTLLTETNLELNEELGVVRSKLECLETSLHQADVAKITTAKDIGIRSKIITDLVMKLALERERLQLQISALRKKNKILAERCRTKDRTRIISSHKGNDDDENEFSILKHSEEALTESSTTNFQVKKSSGAVPVHDTGMETTVSAEDSTGAESKIETVRTIEATQLTPKFLIMAFLVLLVSVLTFYVYQQDSSDA, from the exons ATGATGGAAATTACTGCAAGCGGGGAGAGAGTGAGCAAAGAATCTGCCATGGAGGTTTTAACGAGAGTAGAACTTGACCTAGCATATTCTTCTGAAAAATTACTGAACTTGGAGATGCTTTTCCTGCAAGTGTCAAGCAGAGCGAGTGATATTGACGCTCCGATCACCGAGTATTTGGAGGACATCTCGAACGAGTCCATCGAGAAGGCCTTTGAATTTGATGCCTTGTCTGGAATTTTGAACACAGAGGTCAAAGAACTAGACAGCTTCATGTCTTCGCTCCAGATGGAAATCATGGATGCCCACCAGAAGCTTTCTCATAGCGACCACCTTGAAGAATCTACAATAGAAATAGAAGGGAAGTTTCATGATGCTCAAGAGTCCTTGAAGCAGTTTCAAGATCAAATTGCTGATATTAGAATGCAATCAGCAAAGTTTGAAAGAACCTTAGCTTTCGCACATTACGAACCCT GGAAACTCCAGACAGTGGATAGCAAGTGGAAACTCCAGACAGTGGATCAGCAAAGACATGTTTTGCAGATGCTGGAGAAATCTTTGGCCAGGGAGCTGGATCTTGAAAAGAAGTTGTCAGACTCAAGATCTCTCGAAGAGGACCTCAAGTTGAAACTGCACAATGCAGAATGGGAGTCCTACTTCATGGAAAAACCGATAGAAATGATTTTGGAGAAGCTGTTCGAGGCAGAAAACGCTGCTGAGCTCCTTCTGGGCATCTCAAAAGAATTAATGGGAAAACTCCAGGGTGTCCAGCTAAACCTAAATGCATCGATGCATAGAGAATGCAAAATGAAATCCAAGTTGCAGAAAGGTGTGATGAAGTTATCCGCTGAAGAAggtgcttttgagaagctgaaaACTAGTTGTGCAGAACCTGATAACATCCTTGTGTTGCAACAGAATGGTCTAAAAACCGGCCTTAAGGAAGCTGATGATAAATGCATGCTTACTGGTTCTGAGGTTTTGACTTTAAGGGAAAAGGTAAGAGCACTTGAGGAGCAGTTAGGTGAATCTGATATCCATTTGCTGGTGGCAAAGGCCTCTCTTGGAGATAGTCAGGAGCAGCAGAGTTTGTTACGTTCTGAACTCTGTCAGTTGGAGAATGTAATTGAGGGTCTTAAGGAAAATGTGCTGAAAACAGAAAGCAGGGCTGAAGGTGCAGAAGCTAGGTGTGCAGAATTAACTAAAGCTAACATGGAACTCAATGAAGAGCTAGGTTTACTTAGAAACAGTGGATCAGAGAAGGCAATCTTTCTAGAGAGAAAGCTCAAGGAATCAGATACGCAGTTAGAACATGCAAAAGCATCTGTTGAAGCAATTGAAGAGCAGCAGATTATGTTATATGCTGCACTTAGTGATATGGAAAATATTATTGAGGATCTTAAGAGAAAGGTTGCAAAAGCCGAGACGAGGGCTGAGAATGCTGAAGCTAAGTGTACTCTGTTAACTGAAACCAATTTGGAACTAAATGAAGAGCTGGGTGTTGTAAGAAGCAAATTGGAATGTTTAGAGACATCTTTGCATCAAGCAGATGTTGCAAAAATAACCACTGCGAAAGACATTGGTATCAGGAGTAAAATCATCACTGACCTGGTTATGAAACTAGCCTTGGAGAGAGAGCGCCTTCAATTGCAG ATATCtgcattaagaaagaaaaacaaaatcctGGCAGAGAGATGCAGAACAAAGGATCGTACTCGAATTATTTCGAGTCACAAGGGGAATGATGATGACGAGAATGAATTTAGTATCCTCAAACATTCGGAGGAAGCATTAACAGAATCTTCAACTACAAATTTTCAG GTTAAGAAGTCATCTGGAGCTGTGCCCGTCCATGATACAGGCATGGAGACAACTGTTTCAGCAGAGGATTCCACGGGTGCAGAATCTAAGATTGAGACTGTGAGGACCATAGAAGCGACACAGCTTACTCCGAAGTTTCTAATCATGGCTTTTCTTGTCTTGCTGGTCTCTGTTCTTACATTCTATGTGTATCAACAAGACAGTAGTGATGCTTAA
- the LOC103702023 gene encoding WPP domain-interacting tail-anchored protein 1 isoform X3, with product MSRWKAAPRAKYADLEGRRIVPGLLILIMMEITASGERVSKESAMEVLTRVELDLAYSSEKLLNLEMLFLQVSSRASDIDAPITEYLEDISNESIEKAFEFDALSGILNTEVKELDSFMSSLQMEIMDAHQKLSHSDHLEESTIEIEGKFHDAQESLKQFQDQIADIRMQSAKFERTLAFAHYEPWKLQTVDSKWKLQTVDQQRHVLQMLEKSLARELDLEKKLSDSRSLEEDLKLKLHNAEWESYFMEKPIEMILEKLFEAENAAELLLGISKELMGKLQGVQLNLNASMHRECKMKSKLQKGVMKLSAEEGAFEKLKTSCAEPDNILVLQQNGLKTGLKEADDKCMLTGSEVLTLREKVRALEEQLGESDIHLLVAKASLGDSQEQQSLLRSELCQLENVIEGLKENVLKTESRAEGAEARCAELTKANMELNEELGLLRNSGSEKAIFLERKLKESDTQLEHAKASVEAIEEQQIMLYAALSDMENIIEDLKRKVAKAETRAENAEAKCTLLTETNLELNEELGVVRSKLECLETSLHQADVAKITTAKDIGIRSKIITDLVMKLALERERLQLQVKKSSGAVPVHDTGMETTVSAEDSTGAESKIETVRTIEATQLTPKFLIMAFLVLLVSVLTFYVYQQDSSDA from the exons ATGAGCAGATGGAAGGCAGCTCCAAGAGCAAAATATGCTGATCTTGAG GGAAGAAGAATCGTGCCAGGGCTGCTAATATTAATCATGATGGAAATTACTGCAAGCGGGGAGAGAGTGAGCAAAGAATCTGCCATGGAGGTTTTAACGAGAGTAGAACTTGACCTAGCATATTCTTCTGAAAAATTACTGAACTTGGAGATGCTTTTCCTGCAAGTGTCAAGCAGAGCGAGTGATATTGACGCTCCGATCACCGAGTATTTGGAGGACATCTCGAACGAGTCCATCGAGAAGGCCTTTGAATTTGATGCCTTGTCTGGAATTTTGAACACAGAGGTCAAAGAACTAGACAGCTTCATGTCTTCGCTCCAGATGGAAATCATGGATGCCCACCAGAAGCTTTCTCATAGCGACCACCTTGAAGAATCTACAATAGAAATAGAAGGGAAGTTTCATGATGCTCAAGAGTCCTTGAAGCAGTTTCAAGATCAAATTGCTGATATTAGAATGCAATCAGCAAAGTTTGAAAGAACCTTAGCTTTCGCACATTACGAACCCT GGAAACTCCAGACAGTGGATAGCAAGTGGAAACTCCAGACAGTGGATCAGCAAAGACATGTTTTGCAGATGCTGGAGAAATCTTTGGCCAGGGAGCTGGATCTTGAAAAGAAGTTGTCAGACTCAAGATCTCTCGAAGAGGACCTCAAGTTGAAACTGCACAATGCAGAATGGGAGTCCTACTTCATGGAAAAACCGATAGAAATGATTTTGGAGAAGCTGTTCGAGGCAGAAAACGCTGCTGAGCTCCTTCTGGGCATCTCAAAAGAATTAATGGGAAAACTCCAGGGTGTCCAGCTAAACCTAAATGCATCGATGCATAGAGAATGCAAAATGAAATCCAAGTTGCAGAAAGGTGTGATGAAGTTATCCGCTGAAGAAggtgcttttgagaagctgaaaACTAGTTGTGCAGAACCTGATAACATCCTTGTGTTGCAACAGAATGGTCTAAAAACCGGCCTTAAGGAAGCTGATGATAAATGCATGCTTACTGGTTCTGAGGTTTTGACTTTAAGGGAAAAGGTAAGAGCACTTGAGGAGCAGTTAGGTGAATCTGATATCCATTTGCTGGTGGCAAAGGCCTCTCTTGGAGATAGTCAGGAGCAGCAGAGTTTGTTACGTTCTGAACTCTGTCAGTTGGAGAATGTAATTGAGGGTCTTAAGGAAAATGTGCTGAAAACAGAAAGCAGGGCTGAAGGTGCAGAAGCTAGGTGTGCAGAATTAACTAAAGCTAACATGGAACTCAATGAAGAGCTAGGTTTACTTAGAAACAGTGGATCAGAGAAGGCAATCTTTCTAGAGAGAAAGCTCAAGGAATCAGATACGCAGTTAGAACATGCAAAAGCATCTGTTGAAGCAATTGAAGAGCAGCAGATTATGTTATATGCTGCACTTAGTGATATGGAAAATATTATTGAGGATCTTAAGAGAAAGGTTGCAAAAGCCGAGACGAGGGCTGAGAATGCTGAAGCTAAGTGTACTCTGTTAACTGAAACCAATTTGGAACTAAATGAAGAGCTGGGTGTTGTAAGAAGCAAATTGGAATGTTTAGAGACATCTTTGCATCAAGCAGATGTTGCAAAAATAACCACTGCGAAAGACATTGGTATCAGGAGTAAAATCATCACTGACCTGGTTATGAAACTAGCCTTGGAGAGAGAGCGCCTTCAATTGCAG GTTAAGAAGTCATCTGGAGCTGTGCCCGTCCATGATACAGGCATGGAGACAACTGTTTCAGCAGAGGATTCCACGGGTGCAGAATCTAAGATTGAGACTGTGAGGACCATAGAAGCGACACAGCTTACTCCGAAGTTTCTAATCATGGCTTTTCTTGTCTTGCTGGTCTCTGTTCTTACATTCTATGTGTATCAACAAGACAGTAGTGATGCTTAA